CGAAGCCGGAGTCCTCGGGCAGCTTCTGGGCCGGGCTGTCGTCCGGCATGTCGAAGTATTCCGGCTCGTACAGGACCTCGCGGGTCTTGTCGCCCTCGATGGTGTGCATCCGGATCGCCTTCGGGAAGTAGCGGCCGATCGGGAAGAAGGAGACCGGGTAGGCACCGGGCTGGTCGACATACATGGCGTAGTCGGTCTTGAAGCGCATCTTGCCGTGCGCCGTGTAGTCGATCTGCTCGACGATCTCGGGGGAGGGCCGGTAGGGCGGCTGGTAGGGCTTGGCCGCCATCTCGCGCGCCCGCGCCACGAGGCCCGCCCAGGAGAAGGGCCGGGCCGGGCCGAACTTCAGCGGGATCGCCTGCGCGCCCGTCGGGATCAGGCCGAGGCCGGCCGCGAAGGCGGTGGCGAGCGACGCATTGAGCACGTCACGGCGGGAGAGGCGCGAGGTCATGTCGTGGGGCATCCGGCGTGGAGGGTCCTGAACCGACAGCGGTTCTAGGGCACGTGCGGATGCACGGCAATCGCGGCCAAAGCTGGGCGGTGGCGCGCCCGGTCAGCCGACCGGACGCGGATGGTGCTGGTAGAGCCAGGTCTCCGAGACGGCGCGGTCGCCGGCCTTCAGGAAGAGGCGGATGTCCACGGGGTCGGCCCCCTCGGCGGCGACGTCGAACTGGGCGCGCCAGCGGTCGGTCCAGGGCACCGGCTCGGCGAAGAGCAGCGATATGGTGCCGCGCGAGGTGGTGACGACCGGTTCGGGCCGCAGGTCGTGCAGTTCGGAGAGGGGACGGCCGGCGAACTCGACGACGAATTTGGTCACGCCCGGCGGGCGCGGCTTGCCGGGTTCGCCGCCGCGACCCATCCGGGTGGCGACGACCCGCGCCATCGCCTCGGCCGGGTAGGGTTCGTCGGCGACCCAGTGCAGGCGGTAGCGGAACTCGTGCTCCTGGCCGCCCTCGATCTTCAGGCGCGGCACCCACATGGCCACGATGTTGTCGTGGATCTCGTCGTCGGTCGGGATCTCGACGAGCTGGATCGAGCCGTCGCCCCAGGCCCCGATCGGCTCGACCCAGAGGGAGGGGCGGCGCTCGTAGTTGACGCCGTCGAGGTAGTTCTCGTTGTTGCGGTCGCGCTGCATGAGGCCGAAGCCGCGCGGATTGGTGTCCATGAAGGCCGAGGTGATGATCCGCGGCGGGTTGACGAGCGGGCGCCAGATGCGCTCGCCCGCCCCGGTCCAGAGCTCCAGGCCGTCGGAATCGTGGATCTCGGGGCGCCAGTCGACCGGGCCGGGCTTGCCGTACTCGGCGTACCAGAACATCGAGGTGAGCGGCGCGATGCCGAGCCGGAAGATCGCCTGGCGGGTGAAGAGCTGGCACTCGACGTCCATGACGACGTTCTCGGTGCGGCGCATGGAGAAGCGGAAGGCGCCGGCCAGCGAGGGGCCGTCCAGGAGGGCGTGGACGACGACCGGCGTGGAAGCGTTCGCGGCGCCCTGGAAGTAGAACTCGACGAAGTCCGGGAATTCCTCCGGCTTCGGGGCGGCGACGTCGATGGCGACCCCGCGCGCCGACAGTCCGTACTGGCCGAGGGCCCCGATGGCGCGGAAATAGGAGGCGCCCAGGAAGGCGACCCAGTCCTGGGTGCGCCAGTCGGGCCGGGTCTTGCTCTCCTTGATCTGGAAGCCCGCGAAGCCGGCGCTGGCGGGCAAGTCCCGGGCCGGGCTGTCGGGGGGCATGTCGAAGAGCGCGGGGGCGTAGAAGATCTCGCGGGCCCGGTCGCCGTCGAGGGCGAACATGCGCACGGAGTTACGGAACAGGCGGCCGAGCGGGAAGAAGGTGATCGGGTAGACGGACGGACCGTCGGCGAAGAGGGCATTGTCGGGCTTGAAGCGGATCTTGCCGTGCTGCTCGTAGTCGATCCGGTCGAGGATCTCGGGGGCGGGGCGCGACGGGGGCTGGTAGGGCTTGGCGGCGCGCTCGCGGGCCCTCTGGACGAGGCCCGACCACGAGAAGGCGTTGCCGGGACCGAAGGCCATCGGCCCGGCCTGGGTCGGTCCGGGCTGCTGGGCCCGGGCCTCGGGCGGGCCGGCCGCCACGGCCAGTGCGGCCGCGGCGGCGGCGGTCAACAGGTCGCGGCGGGAGGGAGATGCGGGCATCGGGCGGCTCCAGGGGTGTCGGGTGCGAGCCCAACACGCGATCGGCCGTTCCGGTTCCGGCTCAGCTCACGCCGGTCCTGCTGCTCCTCCTCCTGCCCCGTCTGCGGGGGGACGCCAGCGGGTCAGCGTCAGCGCGTTGGTCACCACCGAGACGGAGCTCAGCGCCATCGCCGCCCCGGCGAGCGCCGGGGTGAGGAAGCCGAGGGCGGCGAGCGGCACGCCGACGACGTTGTAGGCGAAGGCCCAGAAGAGGTTCTGGCGGATCTTGCGCCAGGTCGCGCGGGCGATCTCGAGCGAGGCGGGGACGAGCCGGGGATCGGGCCGCATCAGGGTGATGCCGGCCGTCTCCAGGGCCACGTCGGCGCCGGTCCCGATGGCGATGCCGACGTCCGCGGCGGCGAGCGCCGGGGCGTCGTTGACCCCGTCGCCGACCATGGCGACGACCCGGCCCTGTGCGCGCAAGGCCTCGACGACAGCCGACTTGCGGTCCGGACGGACGGGTCCTTCCACCTGGTCGAGGCCGAGCCGGCCGCCCACGGCCGCCGCCACCGCCGCGGCGTCGCCGGTCAGCATGCGGGTCTCGATGCCGCGTGCCTTGAGAGCCGCGACGGCCCCGGCACTCTCCGGCCGGATCGGGTCCGCCATGGCGAGGAGGCCGAGGACCTCGCCGCCCCTGGCGACCATCACGGCCGTCTTGGCCTCGCCCTCCAGGCGGGCTAGGTCCTGTGCGAAGAGACGCGTGTCGACGCCGAGCTCCTGCATGAGGGCGAGGTTGCCGATCGCGACCGGCCGGCCGTCGACCTCGGCGCCGACGCCCCGCCCGGTGTGACTGCGGAAGCCGCGCGCCGGGGAGAGGGCGAGGCCGTGCCGGCGGGCGGCGGCCACGACGGCCTTGGCGAGGGGGTGCTCGCTCGACGCCTGCACGGAGGCCGCGAGGCGGAGCATCTCTTCCGCGTCGCCGCCGAGTGCGACGACGTCGGTGACCGCCGGGTGGCCTTCCGTCAGCGTGCCGGTCTTGTCGAACACCACCACGTCGACCGCATGGGCGCGTTCCAGGGCCTCGATGTCCTTGATCAGGATGCCGGCGCGTGCGGCCGCGCCCGTGCCGGCGACCAGGGCCGCCGGGGTGGCGAGGCCGAGCGCGCAGGGGCAGGCGATGACCAGGACCGAGACGGCGGCCACGAAGGCGTGCTCCAGGTCGTGGCCGGCGAGGGCCCAGGCCGCAAAGGTCAGAAGCGCGATGAGCACGATCACCGGCACGAAGACGGCCGAGACCTTGTCGACGAGCTTCTGCACGGGCGCCTTGGCGATCTGCGCCTGCTCCACCAGCCGCGCGATGCGGGCGATGGTGGTGTCCTCGCCGACCGCGGCCACGCGCACCGTCAGGGCGCCGGAGCCGTTGATGGTGCCCGCCGTCACCTTGTCGCCCGCGTGCTTGGCGACGGGCAGGCTCTCGCCGGTGATCAGCGCCTCGTCGAGTTCGCTCGAGCCCTCGGTGACGAGGCCGTCGGCCGCCACCCGCTCGCCGGGCCTCACCAGGATCAGGTCGCCGCGCCTCAGATCCTCGATCGGGACCGTCTCGGTACCGCCCTCGACGAGGCGGGTGGCGGTGTCGGGGCGCAGCGCCATGAGCTTCGAGATGGCCGCCGAGGCGGCCCGCTTGGCGCGCGCCTCCATCAGCTTGCCGGCGAGGATGAGGGTCAGGATCGTGGCGGAGCCCTCGAAGTAGAGATGGCCCATCGAGCCCTGGCCGCGCATCAGCACCATCACGACGCTGAACAGGTAGGCGGCGGTCGTGCCGAGCGCGACGAGCACGTCCATGTTGGCGGACCCGCCCCGCAGGGCCTTGAAGGCGCCCACGTAGAAGCGCCAGCCGGCGATCACCTGGACCGGGGTGGCGAGCGCCAGCTGCCACCAGGGCGTCAGCCAGTGGGCGTGGCCGCCCCAGGCCATCGGCACCATGGCGGCCACGAAGGGGGCGGTCAGCAGGGCCGAGACGCCGAAAACGATCAGCGTCCGACGCTCCTCGGCGCGCCGGGCGGCCTGCGCCTCCTCGAGCGCGAGCCGCCGCGCCCGGGCCTCCTCGGCGCGGACCCGGGCGCCGTAGCCGGCGCGCTCCACGGCGGCGACGAGCGCGGAGGCGTCGACCCCCTGGGCCTCGACCTCGGCGGTCTCGAGCGCCAGGTTGACGGTGGCGCTGTCGACGCCCGGCACGCGGGCGAGCACCTTCTCGATGCGGGTGGCGCAGGCCGCGCAGGTCATGCCGGTGAGGTCGAGCACCACGGGCTCGGCCCCGGCGGCGGGTTCCGCGGCTTGCATCCTGTTGGCGGCGAAGGGGGCGGTCATCTCTGAATCCTCGTCTGTCCCTGATCCGCACGGAGAGGTAAGGTTTCCCCTCGGGGGAAGGTCAAGGGCCAAAAGGCGGGCGGTTCGGCGGCCGTATTCTTGCGGATCGCAGGCATGCGACACGCGGCGAGACGCGACCCTTGAAACACGCCTCGCATTCCTCATACAATTCCGGTTCACGAAGCCTGCGACAGGGGAGGTCCACATGTCCGCGACGCCGAAGGGTAAGCTGCGCTCGCAGCTCTGGTTCGACAACCCCGCCAACCCGGACATGACGGCGCTGTACCTGGAGCGCTACCTCAACTTCGGCCTGACCCGGGCGGAATTGCAGTCCGGCAAGCCGATCATCGGCATCGCACAGACCGGCTCGGACCTGTCGCCCTGCAACCGCGGCCACCTGGAGCTCGCCCACCGGGTGCGCGACGGCATCCGTCAGATGGGGGGCGTGCCGCTCGAGTTTCCCGTGCACCCGATCCAGGAGACCGGCAAGCGGCCGACCGCCTCGCTCGACCGCAACCTCGCCTACCTCGGCCTCGTGGAGGTGCTGTACGGCTATCCGATCGACGGCGTGGTGCTGACCACGGGCTGCGACAAGACCACGCCGGCCTGCCTGATGGCGGCCGCGACGGTGAACATCCCGGCCATCGTGCTGTCCGGCGGACCGATGCTGAACGGCTGGTGGAAGGGCGAGCGCGCCGGGTCCGGCACGGTGGTGTGGAACGCGCGCGAGCAGTTCGCCCGCGGGGAGATCTCGTATGACGAGATGATGGACATGGTGGCGTCCTCCGCCCCCTCCATCGGCCACTGCAACACCATGGGCACGGCCTCGACCATGAACGCGCTCGCCGAGGCGCTCGGCATGTCGCTGCCCTTCTGCGCCGCCATTCCGGCGCCCTACCGGGAGCGCGGCCAGATCGCCTACGAGACGGGGCGGCGCATCGTCGAGATGGTGCACGAGGACCTGAAGCCCTCCGACATCATGACCCGCGAGGCCTTCGAGAACGTGATCGTCGCCTGCTCGGCGATCGGCGGGTCCACCAACGCGCCCATCCACATCAACGCGATCGCCCGCCACATCGGGGTCGAGCTCTCGGTCGACGACTGGGAGCGGGTCGGCCACAAGGTGCCGCTGCTCGTCAACATGCAGCCGGCCGGCTACTACCTGGGCGAGGAGTACCACCGGGCCGGCGGCCTGCCGGCGGTGATCAACGAGCTGATGAAGCGCGGGCTGATCCACGAGAACGCCCGCACGGTCAACGGCCGGACCATCGGCGAGAACTGCCGCGGGATGGCGTCCGGCGATCCGGACGTGATCAAGCCGATCGAGGCGCCCCTGATGCAGGACGCGGGCTTCATCGTGCTGAAGGGCAACCTCTTCGACAGCGCGATCATGAAGACCAGCGTGATCTCCAAGGAGTTCCGCGACCGCTACCTGTCGGACCCGAGCGATCCGGAGGCCTTCGTGGGCCGGGCCGTCGTGTTCGACGGCCCCGAGGACTACCATCACCGGATCGACGATCCGGCGCTCGGCATCGACGAGCGGACCATCCTGTTCATGCGCGGCGCCGGCCCGATCGGGTATCCGGGGGCGGCCGAGGTCGTGAACATGCGGGCGCCGGACTATCTCCTCAAGCGCGGCATCAGCGCCCTGCCCTGCATCGGCGACGGGCGCCAGTCCGGCACCTCGGGCTCGCCGTCCATCCTCAATGCCAGCCCGGAGGCGGCGGCGGGAGGCGGGCTCGCGATCCTGAAGACCGGGGACCGGGTGCGCATCGACCTCGGCAAGCGTACGGCCGACATCCTGATCCCGCAGGAGGAGCTCGACCGGCGTCGCGCCGACCTGCAGGGCCACGGCGGCTACAAGTACCCCGCCCACCAGACGCCCTGGCAGGAGATCCAGCGATCCATGGTGGACCAGCTCTCGGACGGCATGGTGCTGAAGCCGGCGGTCAAGTACCAGCGCATCGCCGAGAAGGGCGTGCCGCGGGACAATCACTGAGCGGCGACGCGGGGCGGTCGAGGCCGCCCCGGTCCCGACCCGGGTCTCACTCGATCGGCCGCGCCTCCTCGGGCAGCATGATCGGGATCCCGTCGCGGATCGGGTAGGCGAGCCTGGCGGCGCGGGAGACGAGCTCCTGCCGCTCGGCGTCGTAGTCGAGCCCCGTCTTGGTGAGAGGGCAGACGAGGAGTTCGAGGAGCTTCGGGTCGATGCGGCCCTTCATGCGGTCGGTCGTGACGAGCAAGGGACCATCCTCCGGGCCGGTCGGAACGAGGGCGGCATCGTCGTCGGACGGCTGATCCGGCATGGCCGCGGGCTCACTGCAGGGGCCCGCGCGGCTGGCCGTCGCCGCCGGCGAGCACCATCTCGGTCAGGGCGACGAGCATGTCGGCCCGCGTCTTCAGGTCCTGCGCCTCCAGCAGGGCCTGCTTCTCGGCCGGACCGTAGGGCGCCATCATGGACAGCGTGTTGACCAGCGCCTCGGTCGGGGCCTGGTCGAAGCTCGACCAGTCGGCCTCCAGGTTGTTGGCCTCCAGGTAGGCGCGGAAGACCCGCATGAGCGTCTTGCGGTCGACCTCGGCCTCGCCGAGATGGGGCTTGAAGTCGTCCGCGAAGGCGTCGGTGGCGGCCTGGACCTGGCGATAGGGGGTCGTCGTGGCGAGCTCCTCGTCGACCTCGAAGCGGGCGATGCCCGAAAGGGTCACGAGGAGGCGGCCGTCTCCCGTCTCGGCATACTGCGTGATCCGCCCGAGGCAGCCGATCCGGCAGAGCGCCGGCCGGCCGGCGAGGTCGAGCGGGCCCTTGTCGAAGCGCGGCTGGATCATGCCGATCACGCGGTCGCCCCGCATGGCGCCGTCGACCATGGCGAGGTAGCGCGGCTCGAAGATGTTGAGCGGCATCTGCCCGCGCGGCAGGAGCAGGGCCGCCGGCAGGGGGAACACCGGCACAACGGGCGGCACGTCGTCCGGTCCGCGGTAGGTCTGGTTTCCGGCCTGGGTCACGGTCTCGCCTCCGCTTCGGTCATGCCGCCCGCGAGGGGCCCGACCCGCCCGGGCCCATCGCCTTCCTCAGGCGAAGAGCACGGACGAGAGGCGCCGGCGGCCGTAGAGGGTCATCTCGTCCTTCGGGCCCCAGGCCTCGAAGAACTGGACGAGCTGCTTGCGCGCGGCTTCCTCGTTCCAGTCGCGCTTGCGCCGGACGATCTCGACCAGATGGTCGACGGCCGCCTCGCGCTTGCCGTGGGCGTTGAGGATCAGCGCCAGATCGAAGCGGGCCGCGTGATCGTTCGGGTCATGCGCTATACGGGCCTCGAGGGGAAGCGGATCGCCGAGATTGGCGGTCGCCTCGGCGAGTTCCAGCTGGGCGCGGGCGGCCGCGACGGCCGGGTCGCCCGCTTTGGCTTGCGGAACGGTGGCGAGGAGCGCCTTCGCCTGGTCGAGTTCCTTGGCGGCCACGAGGGTGCGGACGAGGCCGGCGAGCGCGGCGAGGTTCTCCGGCTCGGACTCGCGCGCCGCCGAGAAGAGGTCGGCGGCGCCCTGCAGGTCGCCTTCGGCGAGGGCCGCCTCGGCCTCGGCGACCAGCGCCTCGGCGTCCGAGGGGCCGACCGGGCCGGCAACGCGCTCGATGAAAGTCTGGATCTGGCTCTCCGGGACCGCGCCCATGAAGCCGTCGAGCGGCTGGCCGTTCTTGAAGGCGATGACGGCCGGGATGGAGCGGATGCCGAGCTGGCCGGCGACCTCGGGATGCTGGTCGATGTTCATCTTGACCAGCCGGACCTTGCCCTTGGCGTTGCGGACGACCTTCTCCAGGACCGGGGTCAGCTGCTTGCAGGGGCCGCACCACTCGGCCCAGAAGTCGACCAGGACGGGCACGTCGCGCGACGCCTCGATGACGTCCTTCACGAAGGTGCGCGTGGTGGTGTCCCTGATCAGCTCGTCGGCGCCTGGCGCAGGGGCAGCCGCCGCAGGGGACCCGGCCGTCAGGGTCGTGCCCATGGTGGCCGTAGGGGTCGCGGGCTGGGGCGCCGCTCCGGTGCCGGCGGCGGCCGGACGCATGCCGTACTGATTGCCGTAAGAGAAGCTGGGTCCGCTCATGGTTCCGTTCCGGTTCGTCGGGATCGGCCCCCGGGGGGCGTGATCGTGGGCCTTAAGATGGTATCGATTGCCGCGTCTGGCAAACCCGCCGGAGGGCGGTTCCGGTCAGTCGCCGGCGGGCGGGGCGTCGAGGTCGAGCTTGCCGTGCGAGACGGCGATCACCTGCGGCTCGTGACCGGTGGCGCGGATGAAGGCGATGAGGTCCTCGCGCCGGATCGACGTCGTGGCCGTGTTCTCGAGAGGGTGGTAGTTCAGCACCGCGTGCTCGAGCATGGGCGCGTCGAGCACGACCGTCACCTTGTGATCGGTGTCGTTGATCAAGCCGAAGGGCGTCACCGAGCCCGGAACGACGCCGAGGAGGTCCTGCAGCAGCTCGGGCTTGCCGAAAGTCACCCGGCCGTTCGCGCCGATCTTCTCGTGGATCCGCTTCAGGTCGATGGCTGCGTCGGCCTCCGCCACGACGAGGAACACGCGGTCCTTCTTGTCCTTCAGGAACAGGTTTTTGGTGTGCCCGCCCGGGATGTCGCCCTTGGCGGCACGGCTCTGCTCGACCGTGAAGAAGGCCTCGTGCTCGTGGGTCCGGGTATCGATGCCGAGCTCGTCGAGCCGGCGCATCAGATCGGCGCGGGTGAAGGGCATGGGGCGGCGGGCGCTCATCCGAAAAAGGGGGCCGCGCCGCGGCGGGCGCCGCGCGCGGGTGGCGCGACTTCTAGCCGATGGGCGCGAAAAGTCCAAGCTCGCGCACCCTTCGGCCGCCGTCGCCGGTGCCGGCCGGGCCGTCCCCGGCGTCCCGATTTTCGCTGTTGCAATGCCCGCCGGCTTGGTGCATAGAACGGCCCGCCGCGGTTCGCCGGGGCCTCGGAAACGGATGCGGGTGTAGCTCAGGGGTAGAGCACAACCTTGCCAAGGTTGGGGTCGAGGGTTCGAATCCCTTCGCCCGCTCCAGTTCCAGACGTCCTATGGCACTGACGTGCAATTCAGCCGCCCTCGGGCGGTTTTTCGTTTTCGCTGGTTGTTCACGCGTCCGTCACGGTGACGCGACTTTCCAGACCACGGTCGTCTGCGTCGACGGATCGGTACGCAAGGCCACGCCGCCCTCGATCTCGGTCGACCCGCGGAACTCCGGTTCCATCATCGTCGGCCACCTCGGCTGCAACGCCGAGGTCAGCAACAGAACGAGGGCGAATGCGGCCATACCGGTTGCGAAACCGGCGCCCAGACTTCCAGTCCTGAACATCCTGGCCTCCCAGCCGGCTCTCCCAAGGCCGGTTTCATTGTGATTAATTGATTAGACTTCTATAACATTAGGCGCGTTGGTGCCATCGCAAACTTGACTAATCCGAATAAGATCCATCACGTAGGTACTTCATCTAACATTCAAGTTTACTCGGTCATGAATCGCACGGAGACTTACGATGTCGGCCGGACGATCCCATGCGGATCCGGCCCGCCGGGCGGCTCGGGCCGGTCGTGGCCGCCGACTTCATAACCTGATGTCATGATCGTTCCTTGGAAGCATCAATAGGCGGTCCTTGCGTTCCGGCCTATGATCATGGGCACCTCACACCGATGAACGACCGGGAGACCATCATGGCGGGCGGCAAGGCGAGCTTCGTTTGGGACGATGCGTTCCTGCTCGAGGACCAGCTCACCGAGGACGAGCGGATGATCCGTGACACGGCGCGCGGGTTCGCGCAGGAGAAGCTCCTGCCGCGCATCGTCGAGGCCTATGCGGAGGAGAAGACCGAGCCCGGGATCTTCGCCGAGATGGGC
This sequence is a window from Prosthecomicrobium sp. N25. Protein-coding genes within it:
- a CDS encoding glucan biosynthesis protein, whose translation is MPASPSRRDLLTAAAAAALAVAAGPPEARAQQPGPTQAGPMAFGPGNAFSWSGLVQRARERAAKPYQPPSRPAPEILDRIDYEQHGKIRFKPDNALFADGPSVYPITFFPLGRLFRNSVRMFALDGDRAREIFYAPALFDMPPDSPARDLPASAGFAGFQIKESKTRPDWRTQDWVAFLGASYFRAIGALGQYGLSARGVAIDVAAPKPEEFPDFVEFYFQGAANASTPVVVHALLDGPSLAGAFRFSMRRTENVVMDVECQLFTRQAIFRLGIAPLTSMFWYAEYGKPGPVDWRPEIHDSDGLELWTGAGERIWRPLVNPPRIITSAFMDTNPRGFGLMQRDRNNENYLDGVNYERRPSLWVEPIGAWGDGSIQLVEIPTDDEIHDNIVAMWVPRLKIEGGQEHEFRYRLHWVADEPYPAEAMARVVATRMGRGGEPGKPRPPGVTKFVVEFAGRPLSELHDLRPEPVVTTSRGTISLLFAEPVPWTDRWRAQFDVAAEGADPVDIRLFLKAGDRAVSETWLYQHHPRPVG
- a CDS encoding heavy metal translocating P-type ATPase → MTAPFAANRMQAAEPAAGAEPVVLDLTGMTCAACATRIEKVLARVPGVDSATVNLALETAEVEAQGVDASALVAAVERAGYGARVRAEEARARRLALEEAQAARRAEERRTLIVFGVSALLTAPFVAAMVPMAWGGHAHWLTPWWQLALATPVQVIAGWRFYVGAFKALRGGSANMDVLVALGTTAAYLFSVVMVLMRGQGSMGHLYFEGSATILTLILAGKLMEARAKRAASAAISKLMALRPDTATRLVEGGTETVPIEDLRRGDLILVRPGERVAADGLVTEGSSELDEALITGESLPVAKHAGDKVTAGTINGSGALTVRVAAVGEDTTIARIARLVEQAQIAKAPVQKLVDKVSAVFVPVIVLIALLTFAAWALAGHDLEHAFVAAVSVLVIACPCALGLATPAALVAGTGAAARAGILIKDIEALERAHAVDVVVFDKTGTLTEGHPAVTDVVALGGDAEEMLRLAASVQASSEHPLAKAVVAAARRHGLALSPARGFRSHTGRGVGAEVDGRPVAIGNLALMQELGVDTRLFAQDLARLEGEAKTAVMVARGGEVLGLLAMADPIRPESAGAVAALKARGIETRMLTGDAAAVAAAVGGRLGLDQVEGPVRPDRKSAVVEALRAQGRVVAMVGDGVNDAPALAAADVGIAIGTGADVALETAGITLMRPDPRLVPASLEIARATWRKIRQNLFWAFAYNVVGVPLAALGFLTPALAGAAMALSSVSVVTNALTLTRWRPPADGAGGGAAGPA
- a CDS encoding IlvD/Edd family dehydratase, whose translation is MSATPKGKLRSQLWFDNPANPDMTALYLERYLNFGLTRAELQSGKPIIGIAQTGSDLSPCNRGHLELAHRVRDGIRQMGGVPLEFPVHPIQETGKRPTASLDRNLAYLGLVEVLYGYPIDGVVLTTGCDKTTPACLMAAATVNIPAIVLSGGPMLNGWWKGERAGSGTVVWNAREQFARGEISYDEMMDMVASSAPSIGHCNTMGTASTMNALAEALGMSLPFCAAIPAPYRERGQIAYETGRRIVEMVHEDLKPSDIMTREAFENVIVACSAIGGSTNAPIHINAIARHIGVELSVDDWERVGHKVPLLVNMQPAGYYLGEEYHRAGGLPAVINELMKRGLIHENARTVNGRTIGENCRGMASGDPDVIKPIEAPLMQDAGFIVLKGNLFDSAIMKTSVISKEFRDRYLSDPSDPEAFVGRAVVFDGPEDYHHRIDDPALGIDERTILFMRGAGPIGYPGAAEVVNMRAPDYLLKRGISALPCIGDGRQSGTSGSPSILNASPEAAAGGGLAILKTGDRVRIDLGKRTADILIPQEELDRRRADLQGHGGYKYPAHQTPWQEIQRSMVDQLSDGMVLKPAVKYQRIAEKGVPRDNH
- a CDS encoding Trm112 family protein; this translates as MKGRIDPKLLELLVCPLTKTGLDYDAERQELVSRAARLAYPIRDGIPIMLPEEARPIE
- a CDS encoding LON peptidase substrate-binding domain-containing protein; translation: MTQAGNQTYRGPDDVPPVVPVFPLPAALLLPRGQMPLNIFEPRYLAMVDGAMRGDRVIGMIQPRFDKGPLDLAGRPALCRIGCLGRITQYAETGDGRLLVTLSGIARFEVDEELATTTPYRQVQAATDAFADDFKPHLGEAEVDRKTLMRVFRAYLEANNLEADWSSFDQAPTEALVNTLSMMAPYGPAEKQALLEAQDLKTRADMLVALTEMVLAGGDGQPRGPLQ
- the trxA gene encoding thioredoxin — encoded protein: MGTTLTAGSPAAAAPAPGADELIRDTTTRTFVKDVIEASRDVPVLVDFWAEWCGPCKQLTPVLEKVVRNAKGKVRLVKMNIDQHPEVAGQLGIRSIPAVIAFKNGQPLDGFMGAVPESQIQTFIERVAGPVGPSDAEALVAEAEAALAEGDLQGAADLFSAARESEPENLAALAGLVRTLVAAKELDQAKALLATVPQAKAGDPAVAAARAQLELAEATANLGDPLPLEARIAHDPNDHAARFDLALILNAHGKREAAVDHLVEIVRRKRDWNEEAARKQLVQFFEAWGPKDEMTLYGRRRLSSVLFA
- a CDS encoding prolyl-tRNA synthetase associated domain-containing protein produces the protein MPFTRADLMRRLDELGIDTRTHEHEAFFTVEQSRAAKGDIPGGHTKNLFLKDKKDRVFLVVAEADAAIDLKRIHEKIGANGRVTFGKPELLQDLLGVVPGSVTPFGLINDTDHKVTVVLDAPMLEHAVLNYHPLENTATTSIRREDLIAFIRATGHEPQVIAVSHGKLDLDAPPAGD